The Streptomyces kanamyceticus genome window below encodes:
- a CDS encoding class I SAM-dependent methyltransferase: MEPIIQESELPEPEATRRDANVTESSRANRGWWDRNADDYQIEHGTFLGDDRFVWGPEGLDEVEAELLGPPEGLKGKDVLEIGAGAAQCSRWLLTQGARPVALDLSHRQLQHALRIGGTVPLVQADAGVLPFKDASFDLACSAYGALPFVAEPVLVLKEVRRVLRPGGRFVFSATHPIRWAFPDEPGPEGLSVAASYFDRTPYVEQDEQGNAVYVEHHRTIGDRVRDIVAAGFRLVDIVEPEWPAWNTQEWGGWSPLRGNLIPGTAIYVCVRD, translated from the coding sequence ATGGAGCCGATCATCCAAGAGTCCGAGCTGCCCGAGCCCGAGGCCACCCGGCGTGACGCCAATGTCACGGAGAGCAGTCGCGCGAACCGCGGCTGGTGGGACCGGAACGCCGACGACTACCAGATCGAGCACGGCACGTTCCTCGGGGACGACCGCTTCGTGTGGGGCCCCGAAGGGCTCGACGAGGTGGAAGCGGAACTTCTCGGTCCGCCAGAGGGCCTCAAGGGCAAGGATGTCCTGGAGATCGGTGCCGGTGCCGCCCAGTGCTCGCGCTGGCTCCTCACGCAGGGCGCCCGCCCCGTGGCCCTCGACCTCTCGCACCGCCAGCTCCAGCACGCGCTGCGGATCGGCGGCACGGTGCCGCTGGTGCAGGCCGACGCCGGAGTGCTGCCCTTCAAGGACGCCTCCTTCGATCTCGCCTGCTCCGCCTACGGGGCGCTGCCCTTCGTCGCCGAGCCCGTCCTCGTCCTCAAGGAGGTGCGTCGCGTGCTGCGCCCCGGCGGGCGCTTCGTCTTCTCCGCGACGCACCCCATCCGCTGGGCGTTCCCCGACGAGCCGGGCCCGGAGGGCCTCTCCGTAGCGGCCTCCTATTTCGACCGCACTCCCTATGTCGAGCAGGACGAGCAGGGCAACGCCGTCTACGTGGAGCACCACAGGACGATCGGCGACCGGGTGCGCGACATCGTCGCCGCGGGCTTCCGGCTCGTGGACATCGTCGAGCCGGAGTGGCCCGCCTGGAACACCCAGGAGTGGGGCGGCTGGTCCCCGCTGCGCGGAAACCTGATCCCGGGGACGGCCATCTACGTGTGCGTACGAGACTGA
- the rpsA gene encoding 30S ribosomal protein S1, protein MTSSTETTATTPQVAVNDIGNEEAFLAAIDETIKYFNDGDIVDGVIVKVDRDEVLLDIGYKTEGVIPSRELSIKHDVDPNEVVAVGDEIEALVLQKEDKEGRLILSKKRAQYERAWGTIEKIKEEDGIVTGTVIEVVKGGLILDIGLRGFLPASLVEMRRVRDLQPYVGKELEAKIIELDKNRNNVVLSRRAWLEQTQSEVRQTFLTTLQKGQVRSGVVSSIVNFGAFVDLGGVDGLVHVSELSWKHIDHPSEVVEVGQEVTVEVLDVDMDRERVSLSLKATQEDPWQQFARTHQIGQVVPGKVTKLVPFGAFVRVDEGIEGLVHISELAERHVEIPEQVVQVNDEIFVKVIDIDLERRRISLSLKQANESFGADPSAVEFDPTLYGMAASYDDQGNYIYPEGFDPETNDWLEGFETQREAWEGQYAEAQTRFEQHQAQVIKSREADAQAEAEGAAAPGGAAPAAGTGGGGGGGSYSSESDDNSGALASDEALAALREKLAGGQS, encoded by the coding sequence ATGACGAGCAGCACCGAGACCACCGCCACCACTCCGCAGGTAGCGGTCAACGACATCGGTAACGAGGAAGCCTTCCTCGCCGCGATCGACGAGACGATCAAGTACTTCAACGACGGCGACATCGTCGACGGCGTCATCGTGAAGGTCGACCGGGACGAGGTCCTGCTCGACATCGGTTACAAGACCGAAGGCGTCATCCCGAGCCGCGAGCTCTCCATCAAGCACGACGTCGACCCGAACGAGGTCGTCGCCGTCGGTGACGAGATCGAGGCCCTGGTTCTCCAGAAGGAGGACAAGGAAGGCCGTCTGATCCTGTCCAAGAAGCGCGCTCAGTACGAGCGTGCCTGGGGCACGATCGAGAAGATCAAGGAAGAAGACGGCATCGTCACCGGTACCGTCATCGAGGTCGTCAAGGGTGGACTCATCCTCGACATCGGCCTCCGTGGCTTCCTGCCGGCCTCCCTCGTCGAGATGCGCCGCGTCCGCGACCTCCAGCCTTACGTGGGCAAGGAGCTCGAGGCCAAGATCATCGAGCTGGACAAGAACCGCAACAACGTGGTCCTGTCCCGCCGTGCCTGGCTCGAGCAGACCCAGAGCGAGGTCCGCCAGACCTTCCTCACGACCCTGCAGAAGGGCCAGGTCCGCTCCGGCGTCGTTTCCTCGATCGTCAACTTCGGTGCGTTCGTGGACCTCGGCGGCGTCGACGGTCTCGTGCACGTCTCCGAGCTTTCCTGGAAGCACATCGACCACCCCTCCGAGGTTGTCGAGGTCGGCCAGGAAGTCACCGTCGAGGTTCTCGACGTGGACATGGACCGCGAGCGCGTGTCCCTGTCGCTCAAGGCGACGCAGGAAGACCCGTGGCAGCAGTTCGCCCGCACGCACCAGATCGGGCAGGTTGTTCCCGGTAAGGTCACCAAGCTCGTTCCGTTCGGTGCGTTCGTGCGCGTCGACGAGGGCATCGAGGGCCTGGTCCACATCTCCGAGCTGGCCGAGCGCCACGTGGAGATCCCGGAGCAGGTCGTCCAGGTCAACGACGAGATCTTCGTCAAGGTCATCGACATCGACCTCGAGCGTCGCCGGATCTCGCTGAGCCTCAAGCAGGCCAACGAGTCCTTCGGTGCCGACCCGTCGGCCGTCGAGTTCGACCCGACCCTGTACGGCATGGCCGCGTCCTACGACGACCAGGGCAACTACATCTACCCCGAGGGCTTCGACCCCGAGACGAACGACTGGCTCGAGGGCTTCGAGACCCAGCGTGAGGCTTGGGAGGGCCAGTACGCCGAGGCGCAGACGCGCTTCGAGCAGCACCAGGCCCAGGTCATCAAGTCCCGCGAGGCGGACGCCCAGGCCGAGGCCGAGGGCGCTGCGGCTCCCGGTGGCGCGGCTCCGGCTGCGGGCACCGGTGGCGGTGGCGGCGGCGGTTCGTACTCCTCGGAGTCGGACGACAACTCCGGCGCCCTTGCTTCGGACGAGGCGCTTGCCGCGCTTCGCGAGAAGCTCGCGGGTGGCCAGAGCTGA